A portion of the Tenacibaculum todarodis genome contains these proteins:
- a CDS encoding GIY-YIG nuclease family protein, whose protein sequence is MTRPQTIQIFLPDGSPTSIREAEITNRLVKAILFPRNKMQEVVKRDMVHFTGVYFLFGSTEDGAKPIVYIGEGEDCFTRIQSHNRKKDFWTHCVIITTKTDEYTKTDGKYLEHYCLAKAKEIGRYITDNDTGSKKPSISESREYDLLDNFDTAKILLATLGYPIFEEKRKAKSPKELFYCTGKNSSGKGELIDDGFLVYKDSMATNRITDGAGKWVDVLRKKLLNENIVTLSSEHLIFQQDYIFNSPSAAAAALLGRNANGWTKWKNKDGKTLDELKRN, encoded by the coding sequence ATGACTAGACCACAAACCATACAAATATTTTTACCAGACGGTTCGCCAACAAGTATACGTGAAGCAGAAATAACCAATAGATTAGTAAAAGCTATTTTATTTCCAAGAAATAAAATGCAAGAAGTAGTCAAACGAGACATGGTACATTTTACAGGCGTGTATTTTTTGTTTGGTAGTACCGAAGATGGTGCAAAACCTATAGTGTATATTGGAGAAGGCGAAGATTGTTTTACACGTATACAATCGCATAACCGTAAAAAAGACTTTTGGACACATTGTGTCATCATAACAACAAAAACAGATGAGTACACGAAAACAGATGGGAAGTACTTAGAGCATTATTGTTTAGCTAAAGCAAAAGAAATTGGTAGGTATATTACAGATAACGATACGGGTTCTAAAAAGCCTTCTATAAGCGAAAGTAGAGAGTATGATTTGTTAGATAATTTTGATACAGCCAAAATATTATTAGCAACTTTAGGATATCCAATCTTTGAAGAGAAACGAAAAGCGAAAAGCCCTAAAGAACTCTTTTATTGCACAGGTAAAAATTCCTCTGGAAAAGGAGAATTAATTGACGACGGATTTTTAGTTTATAAAGATAGTATGGCTACAAATAGGATTACAGATGGCGCAGGTAAATGGGTAGATGTTCTAAGAAAAAAACTATTGAATGAGAATATAGTTACCTTAAGTAGTGAGCATTTAATATTTCAACAAGATTATATCTTTAATTCACCAAGTGCAGCTGCTGCGGCATTATTAGGTAGAAATGCAAATGGTTGGACTAAATGGAAAAATAAAGATGGTAAAACATTGGATGAATTAAAAAGGAATTAA
- a CDS encoding viperin family antiviral radical SAM protein → MNYNFIPSVNFHLWEPCNMRCKFCFATFQDVKQTILPKGHLPEVEALEVVKKIAAAGFEKITFAGGEPLLCKWLPNLIKTAKQLGMTTMLVTNGSKLTDEFLIDNKPYLDWIALSVDSLEDESNIKIGRAITGKKPLSKAYYYDLVDTIKKYGYGLKINTVVNKVNYKDDLTDFIEYANPQRWKVLQVLPIVGQNDNKIEEFKITTKEYNYFFNTHKDLKAIVPESNEEIKGSYVMVDPAGRFFDNAQGIHNYSKPILEVGIQEALKTMNYDFYKFKSRGGIYDWYNN, encoded by the coding sequence ATGAATTATAATTTTATTCCAAGTGTTAATTTCCATTTATGGGAACCATGTAATATGCGTTGTAAATTTTGCTTTGCAACATTTCAAGACGTAAAACAGACAATCTTACCAAAAGGGCATTTGCCAGAAGTTGAGGCTTTAGAGGTTGTCAAAAAAATAGCAGCAGCAGGGTTTGAAAAAATAACCTTCGCAGGAGGAGAACCTTTGCTTTGTAAATGGTTGCCGAATTTAATTAAAACAGCAAAACAATTAGGTATGACTACTATGCTAGTAACTAATGGTAGTAAGTTAACTGACGAGTTTTTAATAGATAACAAACCGTATTTAGATTGGATTGCTCTAAGTGTAGATAGTTTAGAGGATGAAAGCAATATTAAAATAGGTAGAGCAATTACAGGGAAAAAACCATTAAGCAAAGCGTATTATTATGATTTAGTGGATACTATTAAAAAGTATGGCTATGGTTTAAAGATTAATACGGTGGTTAATAAGGTAAACTATAAAGATGATCTAACCGATTTTATTGAATACGCTAACCCACAACGTTGGAAAGTACTACAAGTATTGCCAATAGTTGGACAAAATGATAATAAAATTGAAGAATTTAAAATTACAACAAAGGAGTATAATTATTTTTTTAATACACATAAAGACTTAAAAGCTATTGTTCCAGAATCAAATGAAGAGATAAAAGGAAGTTATGTTATGGTAGATCCTGCAGGACGTTTTTTTGATAATGCACAAGGGATACATAATTACAGTAAACCAATTTTAGAAGTTGGTATTCAAGAAGCTTTAAAAACAATGAATTATGATTTTTATAAATTTAAATCAAGAGGCGGTATTTATGATTGGTATAATAATTAG
- a CDS encoding NAD(P)-dependent oxidoreductase produces MKFGIIKERKNPPDRRVVFSPEKLQEMQQQFPEAEIVVESSDIRIFSDEQYKKAGFTVTEDVTNCDVLLGVKEVPLENLIPNKKYFFFSHTIKKQPYNRKLLKAMLDKNIELFDHETITKENGARLIGFGRYAGLVGAYNGFRAIGLRENTFSLPKVENLPDLDAVKAELDKITLPNLKILLTGTGKVAYGAKEILDHLGIKQVSDALYLTSKFTEPVYCMADVMEYAKRKDGKVGEKFAFYKDPTGYESNFMPYAKETDYFIAGHFYGNDAPYLFTREDAKHTDFNIKYVADISCDVDGPVASTLRASTIADPFYGYNPQTETETTFKDENAITVMAVDNLPCELPKDASEGFGEMFLKHVIAAFYNKDKDGILARAKMTTSGGKLSERYSYLQDYVDGKE; encoded by the coding sequence ATGAAATTCGGAATTATAAAAGAACGTAAAAATCCACCAGATAGACGCGTAGTATTTTCACCAGAAAAATTACAAGAAATGCAACAACAATTTCCAGAAGCAGAAATTGTGGTAGAAAGTTCAGATATCCGTATTTTTTCAGACGAACAATATAAAAAAGCAGGATTTACAGTAACAGAAGATGTTACAAATTGCGATGTTTTGTTAGGTGTAAAAGAAGTTCCGTTAGAAAATTTAATACCTAATAAGAAATATTTTTTCTTCAGTCACACCATAAAAAAACAACCTTATAATAGAAAGTTGTTAAAAGCGATGTTAGACAAAAATATAGAGCTGTTTGATCACGAAACCATTACAAAAGAAAACGGAGCACGTTTAATCGGTTTTGGACGTTATGCAGGTTTAGTAGGTGCTTATAACGGATTTAGAGCAATAGGTTTAAGAGAAAACACCTTCAGCTTACCAAAAGTAGAAAACTTACCAGATTTAGATGCTGTAAAAGCCGAACTAGATAAAATTACACTTCCAAATTTAAAAATCTTGCTAACCGGTACAGGAAAAGTTGCTTATGGTGCAAAAGAAATTTTAGATCATTTAGGTATTAAGCAAGTTTCAGATGCTTTGTATTTAACTTCAAAATTTACAGAACCAGTTTATTGCATGGCAGATGTTATGGAATACGCAAAACGTAAAGACGGTAAAGTAGGAGAGAAGTTTGCTTTTTACAAAGACCCAACAGGTTACGAAAGTAATTTTATGCCGTACGCAAAAGAAACAGATTATTTTATTGCAGGTCATTTTTACGGAAATGATGCACCATATTTATTCACTAGAGAAGATGCAAAACATACCGATTTTAATATAAAATATGTAGCCGATATTTCTTGTGATGTAGATGGCCCAGTAGCTTCAACATTAAGAGCTTCAACAATTGCAGATCCTTTTTATGGTTATAATCCACAAACAGAAACCGAAACAACTTTTAAAGATGAAAATGCAATTACAGTAATGGCAGTAGATAATTTACCATGTGAATTACCAAAAGACGCAAGTGAAGGTTTTGGAGAGATGTTTTTAAAACATGTAATAGCAGCATTTTACAATAAAGATAAAGACGGAATTTTAGCTCGCGCAAAAATGACAACTTCGGGAGGAAAACTTTCAGAAAGATATAGTTATTTACAAGATTATGTAGACGGAAAAGAATAA
- a CDS encoding DUF3820 family protein, translated as MLQDKQFLIDTAKMKMPYGKYKGVYLSDVPEAYIVWYKNHGFPKGKLGKMMGFVYELKLNGLEDILRKVRA; from the coding sequence ATGCTTCAAGACAAACAATTTTTAATAGATACAGCCAAAATGAAAATGCCTTACGGTAAATACAAAGGTGTGTATTTGTCAGACGTTCCAGAAGCATATATTGTTTGGTATAAAAACCATGGTTTTCCAAAAGGGAAACTCGGGAAAATGATGGGTTTTGTTTATGAATTAAAACTAAACGGATTAGAAGATATTCTTAGAAAAGTAAGAGCATAA